Proteins co-encoded in one Arthrobacter globiformis genomic window:
- a CDS encoding Flp family type IVb pilin, with protein sequence MLAFFSNAAARVRRDEKGATAVEYGLMVSLIAVAIVLAVTFLGGQISTMFQSAACGVQGKTYHGAVAAVPPVSGVGGSAAVAASCS encoded by the coding sequence ATGCTTGCTTTCTTCTCTAACGCCGCCGCCCGTGTCCGCCGCGACGAAAAGGGTGCTACCGCTGTCGAATACGGCCTCATGGTCTCGCTCATTGCCGTCGCCATCGTCCTTGCCGTTACTTTCCTCGGTGGCCAGATCTCGACCATGTTCCAGAGTGCTGCCTGCGGCGTCCAGGGTAAGACCTACCACGGTGCTGTTGCAGCCGTCCCCCCTGTCAGCGGCGTCGGCGGGTCCGCGGCTGTCGCGGCCTCCTGCAGCTAA
- a CDS encoding TadE/TadG family type IV pilus assembly protein encodes MRRASERGAVAVEFALLAPVLIMLLLGTMEFSRAYNVQTTLTNAAREGARAMAINNNETVALTATTNAAGALNPKLSNSNLTFAFQTSPQTTPAPTSCTPGSQVTLTVTYSLSTITGIAGPFAMTAKGTMLCGG; translated from the coding sequence ATGCGCAGGGCGTCTGAGCGCGGCGCCGTCGCGGTTGAGTTTGCGCTCTTGGCTCCGGTTCTGATCATGCTGCTACTGGGGACCATGGAGTTCAGTCGCGCATACAACGTGCAAACAACACTCACCAATGCAGCACGTGAAGGCGCCCGGGCCATGGCCATCAATAACAACGAAACAGTTGCGCTGACAGCAACCACAAATGCGGCTGGCGCGCTCAATCCGAAGCTAAGTAACTCGAACCTGACTTTTGCTTTTCAGACAAGCCCGCAGACTACGCCCGCGCCGACTTCCTGTACGCCAGGAAGCCAAGTGACACTGACTGTCACCTACTCACTAAGCACAATAACCGGCATAGCGGGACCTTTCGCGATGACAGCGAAAGGAACCATGCTGTGCGGCGGGTAA
- a CDS encoding TadE/TadG family type IV pilus assembly protein, which yields MRRVRLSSNGERGGIAVIVALLMVAMLGFAALAIDVAKLYAERAQLQNGSDAGALMMAQKCAKNDTDTECSATSPLAADLANKNAIDGLSNVKSIALDKINRTVTVTAGAKESGASGNSVSLFFAGVLGFASAEVNASSSVRWGSPVEGTIVFPLAFSICQVSGMVDGSAQLLQNHSADANADCPLGPAGKTVPGGFGWTAQNAGQCGGLVNLAINQSGSATGNDGPSNCDAILNGWASEIAAGRPVIVLLPVFDDVTGTGSGASYHLNSFAAFNVQGWAFSGADKLPMVYNNTPATNSLECKGNCRGIIGKFVKYVSLADGYKLGPVSPNGATVVELTS from the coding sequence GTGCGGCGGGTAAGGCTCTCCTCCAACGGCGAGCGTGGCGGTATTGCGGTTATCGTCGCCCTTCTCATGGTGGCGATGCTTGGTTTTGCCGCGCTTGCCATCGACGTTGCCAAACTTTACGCAGAACGGGCGCAACTGCAGAACGGTTCCGACGCCGGCGCGCTGATGATGGCCCAGAAATGCGCCAAGAATGACACCGACACCGAATGTTCCGCTACTTCTCCCCTTGCTGCTGACCTCGCAAACAAGAACGCCATCGACGGATTGAGCAACGTGAAGTCCATCGCTCTGGACAAAATCAACCGCACAGTCACAGTAACTGCGGGGGCCAAGGAATCTGGTGCGTCTGGGAATTCCGTGTCCCTGTTTTTCGCCGGCGTCCTGGGTTTTGCGAGCGCCGAGGTGAACGCCAGTTCCAGTGTGAGGTGGGGCAGCCCGGTGGAGGGCACCATCGTCTTTCCGCTGGCGTTCTCCATCTGCCAGGTCTCAGGCATGGTGGACGGCAGCGCCCAACTGCTTCAGAACCACTCGGCTGACGCTAACGCCGACTGTCCGCTTGGACCAGCCGGCAAAACCGTTCCTGGGGGTTTCGGCTGGACCGCGCAGAACGCAGGCCAATGCGGCGGTCTGGTCAACCTGGCTATCAACCAGAGTGGCAGCGCCACCGGCAACGATGGCCCGTCCAACTGTGATGCCATTTTGAATGGCTGGGCAAGTGAGATTGCCGCCGGACGCCCCGTCATCGTCCTGTTGCCAGTCTTTGACGACGTGACCGGGACGGGTTCGGGGGCCAGCTACCACCTGAACAGTTTTGCTGCCTTCAACGTCCAAGGCTGGGCCTTCAGCGGTGCTGACAAGCTGCCCATGGTCTACAACAACACTCCCGCGACCAACAGCCTGGAGTGCAAAGGCAACTGCCGGGGCATCATCGGAAAGTTCGTCAAATACGTCTCCCTCGCGGACGGCTACAAGCTGGGTCCGGTCAGTCCCAATGGCGCCACCGTCGTCGAACTGACCAGTTAG
- the cpaB gene encoding Flp pilus assembly protein CpaB, whose translation MKSRLLAGAAAVVLALVGAMLVISYAQGADQRAVQNLEPVAVLVVKTAIPAGTPVESMTVSLATEQVPASAVTGSSLKSLDASKGKVAAVDLVPGEQLVAERLVAPEDVKTSGAVEVPAGLQEVSFQLEPDRVVGGRLAPSDHVGVFINLDKGGLEDKLDAETTKLAVRKALVTAVQRAPQAAATAQPAPTASADPNAPDPQDTTLPTGSLMLTVAVSDVDAAKIVFAAEFGKIWLSKEPTNAKDSGPRVIQRSEVYK comes from the coding sequence GTGAAGTCTCGGTTGTTGGCAGGCGCGGCCGCAGTAGTTTTAGCGCTGGTGGGCGCCATGCTCGTCATCTCATACGCGCAGGGCGCGGACCAGCGTGCCGTCCAGAATCTCGAGCCCGTGGCCGTACTTGTAGTCAAGACTGCGATTCCTGCCGGTACCCCCGTCGAGTCAATGACAGTTTCCCTCGCTACGGAACAGGTGCCGGCATCGGCTGTCACTGGATCATCACTGAAGTCTCTGGATGCGTCCAAGGGCAAGGTCGCGGCCGTGGACCTGGTTCCCGGCGAGCAACTTGTCGCGGAGCGCCTCGTTGCGCCCGAAGACGTCAAAACCTCAGGAGCCGTGGAGGTTCCAGCCGGCCTCCAGGAAGTTTCGTTCCAGCTTGAGCCTGACCGCGTCGTCGGTGGACGGCTGGCTCCAAGCGACCACGTAGGTGTCTTCATTAACCTGGATAAGGGCGGTCTGGAGGACAAGCTCGACGCGGAGACAACCAAGTTGGCCGTCCGTAAAGCTCTTGTCACAGCCGTCCAGCGGGCACCACAGGCCGCTGCAACTGCGCAACCCGCGCCTACCGCAAGCGCCGATCCCAACGCTCCCGACCCGCAGGACACTACCCTCCCGACCGGTTCACTGATGCTCACGGTCGCCGTCAGCGATGTCGACGCCGCCAAGATCGTTTTCGCCGCCGAATTCGGCAAGATCTGGCTCAGCAAGGAGCCCACCAACGCCAAGGACAGCGGTCCCCGGGTCATTCAGCGGAGTGAGGTGTACAAATGA
- a CDS encoding AAA family ATPase translates to MSRFVLITPNADFDARLRQAVAGGLQGGVQTFFTNILPAGPYDLFAQLNQEQPEVLILGPDLPVDEALRLATVLDVQVPDLMVLLVSEPDPTLILQAMRAGVRDVLSPSADPAHLRVLLERACQSFANRHRSEQPVPAENRKGAIIGVFSPKGGVGKTTIATNLAVGLGQLAPMSVVLVDLDLQFGDVASGLYLNPEHTVTDAVSPAAAQDTLVLKAFLTVHPASIYALCAPLSPVEADHITPDQVTRLLEQLAEEFQYVVVDTAPGLPEIGLAAMEACTDVVWVSAMDIPSVRGLRSGMDILRQLEILPDGRHVVLNMADSKCGLTVQDIESTIGAPVDVSVPRSRAVALSTNRGMPVLLDAKKDPAAKGLSQLVDRLGPAASAKAQRSAHRRVVV, encoded by the coding sequence ATGAGCCGCTTCGTCCTGATCACTCCCAACGCGGACTTTGACGCCCGCCTGCGGCAGGCTGTGGCCGGCGGGCTCCAAGGCGGCGTGCAGACCTTCTTCACGAACATCCTGCCGGCGGGCCCCTATGACCTGTTCGCACAGCTGAACCAGGAGCAGCCCGAGGTCCTTATCCTCGGCCCGGATCTGCCGGTCGATGAAGCGCTTCGCCTGGCAACAGTGCTTGATGTACAGGTTCCGGACCTGATGGTGCTCCTGGTTAGCGAACCGGATCCTACGCTGATCTTGCAGGCCATGCGGGCCGGCGTCCGCGACGTCCTCAGCCCCTCTGCCGATCCCGCTCACCTGAGGGTGCTGTTGGAGCGCGCCTGCCAGTCCTTCGCCAACCGGCACCGGAGTGAGCAGCCGGTCCCTGCGGAGAACCGGAAGGGCGCCATCATTGGGGTTTTCTCCCCCAAGGGCGGCGTGGGCAAGACAACCATTGCCACCAACCTTGCCGTGGGTCTGGGCCAGCTGGCTCCGATGAGCGTCGTCCTTGTGGACCTTGACCTGCAGTTCGGGGACGTCGCCTCCGGTCTCTACCTGAATCCGGAACATACCGTCACGGACGCCGTCTCGCCTGCCGCAGCTCAGGACACCCTTGTGCTCAAGGCCTTCCTCACAGTTCACCCTGCCAGCATCTACGCACTGTGTGCACCCCTCAGCCCTGTCGAAGCTGACCACATCACGCCGGACCAGGTCACGCGTCTCCTCGAACAGCTGGCCGAAGAGTTCCAGTATGTCGTGGTGGATACCGCGCCCGGCCTGCCCGAAATAGGACTGGCCGCCATGGAAGCCTGCACAGACGTGGTCTGGGTCAGTGCAATGGATATCCCCAGCGTCCGTGGCCTCCGTTCAGGCATGGACATCCTGCGCCAGTTGGAGATCCTGCCCGATGGCCGGCACGTGGTCCTGAACATGGCGGACTCCAAGTGCGGCCTCACCGTCCAGGATATCGAATCCACCATCGGAGCTCCCGTGGACGTCAGCGTCCCCCGTTCCCGCGCCGTGGCTTTGTCGACCAACCGGGGCATGCCCGTCCTGCTGGATGCCAAGAAGGACCCCGCCGCTAAAGGCTTAAGTCAGCTGGTGGACCGACTGGGTCCGGCCGCTAGTGCCAAAGCGCAGCGAAGCGCCCACCGGCGGGTGGTGGTCTAG